One window from the genome of Marinifilum sp. JC120 encodes:
- a CDS encoding cation transporter translates to MAESPQKYIYYSIAASIITMFLKTWAWYVTDSVGLLSDALETLVNLSAALFALAVLTLALKPADDNHTYGHGKAEYFSSGAEGMLILIAAVGIVYASVERFMSPSVPQNLGIGLGIALLSSVVNYVTAKIMLKGAKVHDSIILEADAKHLLTDVWTSVGLVAGLGTMFFTPPSWAFIDPLIAMIMAGNIVFTGFSLIKKSYSGLMDNALPHEELLVIDAAVRSCGGEDVLYHGLRTRKAGSQRFVDFHLLLPGESSIADSHNLCTEIEECIKSDLRNCHVTIHVEPKEDVASYDCEETGGLCGSMIRLREKLGDKE, encoded by the coding sequence ATGGCTGAGTCTCCACAGAAGTATATTTACTACTCAATTGCGGCTTCAATTATTACCATGTTCCTTAAAACATGGGCTTGGTACGTTACTGATTCAGTGGGCTTGCTTTCCGATGCTTTGGAAACCCTAGTCAACCTTTCTGCCGCGCTCTTTGCTCTGGCGGTCCTGACTTTGGCCCTCAAGCCTGCTGACGATAACCACACTTACGGGCACGGCAAGGCGGAATACTTTTCCAGTGGTGCGGAAGGGATGCTTATCCTCATTGCTGCGGTGGGCATCGTCTATGCTTCAGTAGAAAGGTTCATGAGCCCATCAGTTCCGCAGAATTTGGGTATCGGTCTGGGTATCGCGTTGCTCTCGTCAGTAGTGAATTATGTGACAGCCAAGATTATGCTTAAAGGGGCCAAGGTTCACGATTCCATCATCCTTGAGGCGGACGCAAAACATCTTCTGACCGATGTCTGGACTTCGGTGGGGCTGGTAGCCGGGTTAGGCACAATGTTTTTTACTCCTCCGTCATGGGCATTCATTGATCCGCTTATCGCCATGATCATGGCCGGGAATATCGTTTTTACCGGATTTTCGCTGATCAAAAAGTCGTATTCCGGTCTTATGGACAACGCCTTGCCTCATGAAGAACTGCTGGTAATTGACGCCGCTGTGCGTAGTTGCGGCGGTGAGGACGTGCTTTACCATGGATTGAGGACCCGCAAGGCCGGATCGCAACGGTTTGTTGATTTTCATCTGTTGTTGCCCGGAGAATCCAGCATTGCCGATTCTCATAATTTATGTACTGAGATCGAAGAATGTATCAAATCTGATTTGAGAAATTGCCATGTGACCATTCATGTAGAACCGAAAGAAGATGTTGCGTCCTACGATTGTGAGGAGACCGGCGGCTTATGTGGTTCCATGATCAGGCTTAGAGAAAAGCTCGGGGATAAGGAGTAG